A stretch of Aerococcus christensenii DNA encodes these proteins:
- a CDS encoding LOG family protein, translating into MKITVFCGANSGKKLNFKTAIQELGQWIGQNNHQLIYGGAKTGLMGVLANSALENGAYVIGYIPEILVHREKPHQHLSELHVLKTMDERKAKLIESPDVMIVFPGGIGTMEELFDALVWKRLHHATTPIIIYNLDHFYDPLKTTLKTMCEAGLIPQEEFDHYIFASSLKDIASHLLEKKSSLH; encoded by the coding sequence ATGAAAATTACTGTTTTTTGCGGTGCAAATTCTGGGAAAAAATTGAATTTTAAAACCGCTATCCAAGAACTCGGCCAATGGATCGGTCAAAATAATCATCAATTAATCTATGGAGGAGCTAAGACAGGTTTGATGGGCGTTTTAGCAAACAGCGCCTTAGAAAACGGCGCTTATGTTATCGGCTATATTCCCGAAATCCTTGTTCACCGCGAAAAGCCTCATCAACATTTGAGTGAACTCCACGTTTTAAAAACAATGGATGAAAGAAAAGCTAAACTCATCGAAAGTCCAGATGTTATGATTGTCTTTCCAGGAGGGATTGGAACAATGGAAGAACTTTTCGATGCTTTAGTATGGAAACGACTCCACCACGCTACTACTCCAATTATCATTTATAATCTTGATCATTTCTATGACCCATTAAAAACCACTCTAAAAACCATGTGTGAAGCTGGATTAATCCCTCAAGAAGAGTTCGATCACTATATCTTTGCTAGTTCTCTAAAAGATATCGCATCTCATCTT
- the galE gene encoding UDP-glucose 4-epimerase GalE, with protein sequence MSILVTGGAGYIGSHTTVELIQAGYDVVIVDDLSNSKATVIDRIEKITGTRPRFYQVNILDEEKLDHIFQTETIEAIIHYAAFKAVGESVQKPIKYYSNNLGGLLSILKAMNKHKVQRIVYSSSATVYGTENPSPLSEKMSTGQVTNPYGYTKLMGERILKDTSKAHPNWSITILRYFNPIGAHESGLIGEDPQGIPNNLMPYITQVAIGKLEKLHIFGNDYDTPDGTGVRDYLHVVDLAKGHVAAIRYAEEHEGLETINLGTGQGYSVLDLVQTFEKVNHLSLPYVIDPRRPGDVASCYADPSYAKELLGWQTEKTLDDMCRDSWHWQESSPHGYDE encoded by the coding sequence ATGTCCATATTAGTTACTGGTGGAGCGGGATATATCGGTTCCCATACAACTGTTGAATTAATTCAAGCTGGTTATGATGTCGTTATTGTTGATGATCTTTCTAATAGTAAGGCAACCGTTATTGATCGCATCGAAAAAATTACTGGCACACGTCCACGTTTCTATCAAGTGAATATTCTGGACGAAGAAAAGCTTGACCATATTTTTCAAACAGAAACGATTGAAGCTATCATTCATTATGCTGCCTTTAAAGCGGTCGGCGAATCTGTTCAAAAACCTATTAAATATTATTCTAATAACTTAGGCGGATTATTATCCATTCTTAAAGCCATGAATAAACATAAGGTCCAGCGTATTGTTTACTCTTCAAGCGCAACAGTATATGGAACAGAGAATCCTTCTCCTCTCTCTGAAAAAATGTCAACTGGTCAAGTTACGAATCCTTATGGCTATACCAAGTTAATGGGAGAACGAATTCTAAAGGATACTTCCAAAGCCCATCCTAATTGGTCAATCACCATATTGCGTTACTTTAATCCAATTGGTGCCCATGAAAGCGGATTGATCGGCGAGGATCCTCAAGGTATTCCAAACAACTTAATGCCATATATTACCCAAGTAGCCATCGGTAAATTAGAAAAACTCCATATCTTTGGGAATGATTACGATACTCCTGATGGGACCGGTGTTCGCGATTATCTTCATGTCGTAGATCTCGCCAAAGGTCACGTGGCCGCTATTCGATATGCTGAAGAACATGAAGGATTAGAAACTATTAATTTAGGAACGGGGCAAGGTTACTCCGTTCTCGATTTAGTTCAAACTTTTGAAAAAGTTAACCATCTTTCCCTTCCTTATGTGATTGATCCTAGACGTCCAGGAGATGTGGCTTCCTGCTATGCAGATCCTTCTTACGCCAAAGAATTACTCGGTTGGCAAACAGAAAAAACATTAGACGACATGTGTAGAGATTCCTGGCATTGGCAAGAATCTAGCCCTCATGGTTATGATGAATAG
- a CDS encoding helix-turn-helix domain-containing protein has product MGKAVSDLTLDEKHFARQQASAKASDVLLKIRRERGLSQAQLAEVSGRKQSYISRVESRQQNISLGTLQEIVNSVGAELIIDVDLH; this is encoded by the coding sequence ATGGGAAAAGCGGTTAGTGACTTGACGCTTGATGAAAAACATTTTGCTAGGCAGCAAGCGAGCGCGAAAGCCTCCGACGTTTTGCTAAAAATACGTCGAGAAAGGGGCTTATCCCAAGCACAGTTAGCAGAAGTTTCAGGACGAAAGCAGAGTTATATTTCGAGAGTAGAATCTCGTCAACAAAATATAAGTTTGGGGACTTTACAAGAAATTGTAAACTCTGTCGGAGCCGAGTTAATTATAGATGTTGATCTGCATTAA
- a CDS encoding RecX family transcriptional regulator, producing the protein MKNGPIKLSELASQGEKQQKPVKKNMKGTVQGEGRADAFTGRVISEIEVQQRHKKRYNLYVNERFFLGISEETLVHFGLYKGMDLTEEQLLAIRNKELENRAYQVALVYLSHSLRSKKQIEERLEKEETEPEYIERTLHRLEELGLVDDVSFGASYVRTQALISRKGPEFIQKELKKKGLTEENIRKALEEYPRQQQLENCRYLADKKWFANQKRYSFRKNQEKTWFYLYSKGFEKEMIQAVISEYKEEVGSNQATLKKELEKYWRKYRYLDKKQKIYKVKCALYRKGFESDEINNCLDQRQEEEELGDCD; encoded by the coding sequence ATGAAGAATGGACCGATTAAACTGAGTGAGTTAGCTTCTCAGGGAGAGAAACAGCAAAAGCCAGTCAAAAAAAATATGAAAGGGACGGTCCAAGGAGAAGGTAGAGCGGATGCATTTACTGGACGTGTGATTAGTGAGATTGAAGTTCAACAAAGACATAAAAAGAGATATAATCTTTATGTGAATGAGCGCTTCTTTTTGGGCATTAGTGAGGAGACTCTCGTTCATTTTGGCTTATATAAAGGGATGGATTTGACAGAAGAGCAGTTGTTGGCTATTCGTAACAAGGAATTAGAAAATCGAGCGTATCAAGTGGCTCTGGTGTATTTGTCTCATAGCTTACGTTCCAAAAAGCAAATTGAAGAACGACTTGAAAAGGAAGAAACTGAGCCGGAATACATTGAACGAACCTTACACCGATTAGAAGAATTGGGATTGGTGGATGATGTTTCTTTTGGTGCTTCTTATGTTCGCACGCAAGCTTTGATTAGTCGAAAAGGCCCCGAATTTATACAGAAAGAATTGAAAAAGAAAGGACTCACAGAAGAAAATATTCGCAAGGCTTTAGAAGAATATCCAAGACAGCAGCAATTAGAGAATTGCCGTTATTTAGCAGATAAGAAATGGTTTGCTAATCAAAAGCGATATTCTTTTCGGAAAAATCAAGAAAAAACGTGGTTCTATTTATATAGTAAGGGCTTTGAAAAAGAAATGATTCAAGCAGTAATTAGTGAATATAAAGAAGAAGTCGGGAGTAATCAGGCGACTTTGAAGAAAGAGCTAGAAAAGTATTGGCGAAAGTATCGTTATTTAGATAAAAAGCAGAAAATTTATAAAGTAAAATGTGCGCTCTATCGAAAAGGTTTTGAGAGTGATGAAATTAATAATTGCCTAGATCAAAGGCAAGAAGAGGAGGAATTAGGTGACTGCGATTAA
- the mutY gene encoding A/G-specific adenine glycosylase, translating to MTAINQDFSLKGWLGKSAIEDIGPNIEGVEVWGPKTVQAFRKQLLAWYDQEKRDLPWRKEKDPYAIWVSEIMLQQTQVNTVIPYYHKFMRQFPHVQALSQASDDDLLKVWQGLGYYSRVKNMRQAAQQVMEEYGGKFPKTQAELKKLKGIGPYTSGAIASIAFNEAVPAIDGNAMRVFSRLFAINADISKARNQRIFKAVIAYVLDPKRPGDFNQALMDLGSSYELPKQPSDPESPIRNFNLSYLTNTSQNYPVKQSKIKTKTISLNALLVRNERGQFLIQKRPSKGLLANLWTVPLFEQTTQDKPSYENLVEETQEIYHFHPIVMKTPIGHVKHVFSHRIWEIDLYFAELSWTKTELTEVEKTDWLYLHDLDQHAFPTVQMKIWKALYDYLKNDE from the coding sequence GTGACTGCGATTAATCAAGATTTTTCTCTAAAAGGCTGGTTAGGGAAATCAGCAATTGAAGACATTGGGCCAAACATTGAAGGGGTAGAGGTCTGGGGCCCTAAGACGGTTCAAGCATTTCGCAAGCAACTCTTGGCCTGGTATGATCAAGAAAAAAGAGATCTTCCCTGGCGAAAAGAAAAAGATCCATATGCCATATGGGTATCAGAAATTATGCTTCAGCAAACGCAGGTGAATACAGTAATTCCCTATTATCACAAATTTATGCGGCAATTCCCTCATGTCCAAGCTCTTAGTCAAGCGAGTGATGATGATCTTTTAAAAGTATGGCAAGGTTTAGGCTATTATTCACGTGTTAAGAATATGAGACAGGCTGCCCAACAAGTGATGGAGGAATACGGAGGAAAATTTCCAAAGACACAAGCGGAGTTAAAAAAGTTAAAGGGGATTGGACCTTATACCTCTGGGGCAATTGCTTCGATTGCGTTTAATGAAGCGGTCCCTGCGATAGATGGAAATGCTATGCGGGTGTTTAGTCGCTTATTTGCGATTAATGCAGATATTAGTAAGGCTAGAAATCAACGGATTTTTAAAGCAGTGATCGCTTATGTGTTAGATCCCAAACGCCCAGGAGATTTTAATCAAGCTTTGATGGATTTAGGTTCTTCTTATGAATTGCCTAAGCAACCTTCAGATCCAGAAAGCCCGATTAGGAATTTTAATCTGTCTTATCTTACAAATACCAGTCAAAATTATCCTGTTAAGCAGTCTAAAATAAAAACAAAGACTATCTCGTTGAATGCGCTGTTGGTTCGTAATGAACGGGGACAATTTCTCATCCAGAAAAGGCCAAGCAAGGGCTTATTGGCTAATTTATGGACTGTTCCCCTTTTTGAACAAACCACGCAGGATAAGCCATCTTATGAGAATTTGGTTGAAGAAACGCAGGAAATTTATCACTTTCATCCTATTGTTATGAAGACACCTATTGGTCATGTTAAACATGTTTTTTCGCATCGTATTTGGGAGATTGATCTCTATTTTGCTGAACTTTCTTGGACGAAAACGGAGCTAACGGAAGTTGAAAAGACAGACTGGCTTTATTTACATGATCTTGATCAACATGCTTTTCCGACGGTTCAAATGAAAATTTGGAAAGCTCTTTATGATTATTTGAAGAATGATGAATAA
- a CDS encoding oxidoreductase, whose product MTKALTDTVTLRHGARIKGRIVQPPMLTNSGLSGGFVSQDTLNYYTTRSESAGMVIVEYCYVIKDGGPSHTWAANKEQLSVQSDEHIEGLRKIAQSLQSKGNKAILQINHSGRESNFPARHGGRALAPSAIDFSFLDYPVEEITEEEIYKVIEAFGLATRRAIQAGFDGVEIHGANHYLHQQFFSKWSNQRQDKWGGSYENRTRFIREVNDQVFKVIREEAPKDFIVGYRISPEEIHGVNVGYTYQDSTRLVEDLGKHYDFDYIHISNLNYKNKPAGQSSTYAQLYRQVLPDDVKIIVVGGITNEEKAKDALNYADFAAVGRGTLIDPQFGKKIMEGRGNEIVTEISPEQAEISKLPPALITLFSDEKMPLQMPGRESLFHLHGQDKEYYREGY is encoded by the coding sequence ATGACGAAAGCATTAACTGATACTGTGACTTTACGCCATGGAGCGAGGATAAAAGGACGAATTGTACAACCCCCTATGTTGACAAATAGTGGATTAAGTGGTGGATTTGTGAGTCAAGATACGCTAAATTACTATACAACACGTTCAGAATCAGCAGGAATGGTTATTGTAGAATATTGTTACGTGATTAAAGATGGAGGCCCTTCTCATACTTGGGCAGCTAATAAAGAACAACTAAGTGTGCAAAGTGATGAACATATTGAAGGACTTCGTAAAATTGCTCAGTCTCTTCAATCTAAAGGCAATAAAGCTATTCTACAAATCAATCACTCAGGGAGAGAATCGAACTTTCCAGCTAGACATGGCGGAAGAGCTTTAGCCCCAAGTGCTATTGATTTTAGTTTCTTAGATTATCCTGTTGAAGAAATTACTGAAGAAGAAATTTATAAAGTTATTGAAGCTTTTGGTTTGGCTACAAGACGCGCTATTCAAGCTGGATTTGATGGTGTAGAAATCCACGGCGCTAACCATTACCTTCACCAACAATTTTTCTCTAAATGGTCGAATCAGCGCCAAGATAAGTGGGGAGGTTCTTATGAAAATCGTACTCGCTTTATTAGAGAAGTAAATGATCAAGTGTTTAAAGTAATTCGTGAAGAGGCTCCTAAAGATTTTATCGTTGGCTACCGAATTAGTCCAGAAGAAATTCATGGAGTGAATGTGGGATACACTTATCAAGATTCTACACGTCTCGTGGAAGATCTTGGTAAACATTATGATTTTGATTATATTCATATCTCTAATTTAAATTATAAAAATAAACCAGCTGGGCAAAGTTCTACATATGCTCAACTTTATCGGCAGGTCCTTCCTGATGATGTTAAAATTATTGTAGTAGGTGGAATCACTAATGAAGAAAAGGCCAAGGATGCTTTGAATTATGCTGATTTTGCTGCAGTAGGGCGTGGCACTTTAATTGATCCACAATTTGGTAAGAAAATTATGGAAGGTCGCGGAAATGAGATTGTGACTGAAATTTCGCCAGAGCAGGCGGAAATTTCTAAATTACCACCTGCCTTAATTACTCTTTTTTCTGATGAGAAAATGCCCCTTCAAATGCCGGGGAGAGAATCTTTATTCCATTTACATGGTCAAGATAAAGAATATTACCGAGAAGGTTACTAA
- a CDS encoding DUF402 domain-containing protein, which yields MYHPKEGEFITVKSYKHDGSLHRTWRDCMVLKTNDQSIIACNDHTLVTESDGRRWVTREPALLYFHKKYWFNIVTMIRSNGVSYYSNLASPYVIDEEGLKYIDYDLDIKIFPNGEKKLLDIDEYLEHGAYMHYSKELDVIIKSHLKELVRWIEEGKGPFSKAYVKLWFSRYCQLTQAKRNRRRRYNKRMRKKS from the coding sequence ATGTATCATCCGAAAGAAGGAGAGTTCATCACAGTCAAAAGTTATAAACACGATGGTTCACTCCATCGAACGTGGAGAGATTGCATGGTCCTTAAAACAAATGATCAAAGTATCATCGCTTGCAATGATCATACTCTCGTCACTGAATCTGATGGTCGGCGTTGGGTAACGCGTGAACCCGCTTTGCTATATTTCCATAAAAAATATTGGTTCAATATCGTTACTATGATTCGATCGAATGGGGTGTCTTATTATAGCAACCTTGCTTCCCCTTATGTCATCGATGAAGAAGGATTAAAGTATATCGACTATGACTTAGATATAAAGATTTTCCCTAACGGTGAAAAAAAATTACTTGATATCGATGAATATCTCGAACACGGTGCCTACATGCATTATTCTAAAGAGCTAGATGTTATCATCAAAAGTCATCTTAAAGAACTTGTTCGTTGGATCGAAGAGGGCAAGGGGCCTTTTTCAAAGGCTTATGTTAAATTATGGTTTTCGCGTTATTGCCAACTCACTCAAGCAAAACGTAATCGCCGTAGACGCTATAACAAAAGAATGCGTAAAAAATCGTAA
- a CDS encoding FUSC family protein, translating to MKLGARTIKTGIGVILAMLISSLLPNIDVMQPTFVVILGLQQSVRKTWDTLFKRAIAAFSGGLTAVVMYYFFGNNAIVVGLTVIIFIAIMNALKLQEVISLAAITVVIIMLRQVSGIEELIFVSTFRVFENILGVAIAIAVNAFIMPPKYDNVLYQEITSTSSEILIRLRAILRKNGEYSSLTSDLEWTYKKINGINERFLLTKEEPIWLPDHVIARKRQLVVYRSFIQALKDITNLLYIIHTHTNVLFVLDDHLRASIRERIETLCAAHEQIFLKFDGRISPSEVNFFQPTKARRNELMDEILEEITIIQTDEPEAVRLQLEKSNALILLSGAMIEVENSLIHLNTLVRSYHTYHDEDRQHYALEDKLHSQS from the coding sequence ATGAAATTAGGTGCACGAACCATAAAAACAGGAATTGGAGTTATCTTAGCAATGCTCATTTCCTCTTTACTCCCCAATATAGACGTCATGCAGCCAACCTTTGTAGTCATCTTAGGGCTCCAGCAATCCGTTAGAAAGACATGGGATACCTTATTCAAACGCGCAATCGCTGCTTTTTCTGGTGGATTAACTGCTGTTGTGATGTACTACTTTTTTGGCAATAATGCCATTGTGGTAGGCTTAACCGTCATCATTTTTATCGCTATTATGAACGCTTTAAAACTTCAAGAAGTGATTTCATTAGCAGCCATTACTGTCGTCATTATTATGTTAAGGCAAGTCAGTGGTATCGAAGAATTAATTTTTGTTTCGACCTTTCGTGTATTTGAAAACATTTTAGGTGTTGCCATAGCGATCGCTGTTAATGCGTTCATCATGCCTCCTAAGTATGATAATGTCCTTTATCAGGAGATTACATCGACTTCTTCTGAAATTCTCATACGCTTACGTGCCATCCTTAGAAAAAATGGTGAATATTCTTCCTTAACTTCAGATTTGGAATGGACCTATAAAAAGATTAATGGAATCAATGAGCGCTTTCTTCTGACTAAAGAAGAACCTATCTGGCTTCCTGACCACGTCATTGCCCGCAAGCGACAACTTGTCGTTTATCGAAGCTTTATTCAAGCCCTTAAAGATATTACAAACCTTCTCTATATCATTCATACCCACACCAATGTTCTTTTTGTCCTCGATGATCACTTAAGAGCTTCTATTCGAGAACGGATCGAAACACTTTGTGCCGCTCATGAACAAATTTTCCTTAAATTCGACGGGCGTATCTCGCCTTCAGAAGTTAATTTCTTTCAACCAACGAAAGCGCGACGCAATGAATTAATGGATGAAATTCTAGAAGAAATTACAATCATACAAACCGATGAGCCTGAAGCTGTCCGCCTTCAGTTAGAAAAAAGTAATGCGCTGATTCTTTTATCTGGGGCTATGATTGAAGTAGAAAATTCCTTAATTCATTTAAATACACTGGTTCGTTCCTACCATACTTATCACGACGAAGATCGTCAACACTATGCTCTAGAAGATAAACTTCACTCCCAATCATAA
- a CDS encoding Fur family transcriptional regulator, with product MTNPGQIYQEAIHYLQQHKLRLTRSRRRILKYLIASECHPTAERVYKELVQKEEEVSLATVYNTLNQLASIGLVKEIRLQDGSRHFDFFLQEHYHLICTECGQIVDWYEREQRLKDAINQIENSGDRSTDFQLEGYRIEFYGKCAHCVDSKENQS from the coding sequence ATGACAAATCCTGGTCAAATCTACCAAGAAGCTATTCATTATCTTCAACAACATAAGTTGCGATTGACACGTTCTCGTCGAAGAATACTCAAGTATTTAATTGCCAGTGAATGTCACCCAACGGCAGAAAGAGTCTATAAAGAACTTGTTCAAAAAGAGGAAGAAGTTTCTTTGGCAACTGTGTATAATACTTTGAATCAATTGGCATCTATTGGTTTAGTTAAAGAAATTCGATTGCAAGATGGAAGCCGTCACTTTGATTTCTTTTTACAAGAGCACTACCACTTGATTTGTACTGAGTGTGGACAGATTGTTGATTGGTATGAAAGGGAACAACGATTGAAGGATGCGATTAATCAAATAGAAAATTCGGGGGATCGCTCTACAGATTTTCAATTGGAAGGTTATCGTATAGAGTTTTATGGAAAATGTGCGCATTGTGTGGATTCAAAAGAAAACCAGAGTTAA
- the proC gene encoding pyrroline-5-carboxylate reductase — protein MKNIAIIGAGKIGQSIIKGLLSNHFVDTKHLYATTHEEVSAKEVAERYGIEASTNNLKAVENADIVLVTVKPYNMDDVLKEIAPSLKKESLIISSAAGYSIASIASFLSTGHKIVRMMPNTPVAIQAGVIGFTPNEALSPDEVALTKELLSEMGLVEQVTEAQLDTITGVSGSSPTLVYMFIEAMADAACQQGLPRQQALALVAQTVAGSAQMVIETHNHPEQLKDDVCSPAGTSIECVRVAEDKGLRSAVIEAVIAACQKAKS, from the coding sequence TTGAAAAATATAGCTATTATCGGAGCTGGTAAAATTGGTCAATCTATTATAAAAGGCCTATTGAGTAACCATTTTGTCGACACCAAACATCTCTATGCCACAACACACGAAGAAGTGTCAGCTAAAGAAGTGGCTGAACGGTATGGAATTGAGGCTTCTACTAATAACCTAAAAGCTGTCGAAAATGCAGACATCGTGCTTGTAACTGTTAAACCTTATAATATGGACGATGTCCTCAAAGAAATCGCTCCTTCTCTTAAAAAAGAAAGTTTAATCATTAGTTCCGCCGCGGGATATTCTATTGCTTCTATTGCTTCTTTCCTTTCAACGGGTCATAAAATTGTTCGGATGATGCCAAATACTCCCGTTGCTATCCAGGCAGGAGTGATCGGATTTACACCTAACGAAGCGCTTAGTCCGGATGAAGTAGCTCTTACGAAAGAGCTTTTATCTGAAATGGGGCTCGTTGAGCAAGTCACGGAAGCTCAATTGGATACTATTACCGGCGTTAGTGGTTCTAGTCCAACATTGGTTTATATGTTTATTGAAGCGATGGCAGATGCAGCCTGTCAGCAAGGACTTCCTCGTCAGCAAGCCCTTGCCTTAGTTGCTCAAACCGTGGCTGGATCTGCTCAAATGGTTATAGAGACACATAACCATCCTGAGCAATTAAAAGATGATGTGTGTTCGCCTGCTGGAACATCTATTGAATGTGTACGTGTAGCAGAAGATAAAGGTTTACGTTCTGCAGTGATTGAAGCAGTTATTGCCGCCTGCCAAAAAGCCAAAAGTTAA